Proteins encoded by one window of bacterium:
- a CDS encoding KpsF/GutQ family sugar-phosphate isomerase, with the protein MSKKIISELLQAESDAITNLIGKIEDPLIQAVELCTTCTGRVIVVGLGKSGLVGRKIAATLASTGTSSLFIHAAEALHGDLGMITANDCVILITKSGYTPEIQNLIPLLKRMGIKIVAITGNPNSPTAEEADLVLNIGVSAEAEPIGIVPTTSTTATMALGDALAIALMARKGFTKEDFAMFHPAGNLGVLLKRVFDVMRSGDSMPIVSANATVMEGILEMSEKRLGHVLISEREILMAIFSDGDLRRALQAHPNEDIVSLPISTFSTTKPFIIEANALVGEAVRLMETKKITALPVLSEGKLVGIVHLHDILETRVV; encoded by the coding sequence ATGAGTAAAAAAATTATATCTGAGCTTCTTCAGGCTGAATCTGACGCGATTACTAACCTTATTGGCAAGATCGAAGACCCATTAATACAAGCCGTAGAATTATGCACAACTTGCACTGGCAGGGTTATTGTTGTAGGTTTAGGAAAAAGCGGGCTTGTAGGCAGGAAAATAGCAGCAACTCTTGCCTCGACTGGGACTTCGAGCCTTTTTATTCATGCCGCCGAGGCTCTCCATGGTGATCTCGGGATGATAACCGCCAATGATTGTGTTATTCTAATAACAAAGAGTGGTTACACACCGGAAATCCAAAATCTTATTCCTCTTCTTAAAAGAATGGGTATCAAGATTGTAGCTATTACGGGCAATCCAAATTCACCAACCGCCGAAGAAGCCGACCTTGTTCTCAATATCGGAGTTTCTGCCGAAGCCGAACCCATTGGGATCGTGCCGACTACCTCGACTACTGCTACTATGGCGCTCGGCGACGCTCTCGCTATTGCTCTTATGGCACGTAAGGGATTCACTAAAGAGGATTTTGCAATGTTCCATCCAGCAGGGAACCTTGGAGTGCTGCTAAAGCGTGTCTTTGACGTTATGCGTTCTGGCGATTCCATGCCTATTGTAAGTGCGAATGCCACTGTTATGGAGGGTATTCTTGAAATGAGCGAGAAGCGGCTTGGTCATGTCCTTATTTCCGAAAGAGAAATTTTAATGGCCATATTCTCAGACGGCGACCTTCGTCGAGCGCTTCAAGCACACCCCAATGAGGATATTGTTTCACTTCCAATATCAACTTTTTCTACCACAAAACCGTTTATTATCGAGGCAAATGCCCTTGTCGGGGAGGCGGTTAGGTTGATGGAAACCAAGAAAATCACAGCACTTCCTGTGCTTTCAGAAGGGAAGTTGGTTGGGATAGTTCATCTTCATGATATACTCGAAACTCGGGTCGTGTAG